The DNA sequence ATAGTCTTTGACGGAAGGGTCGCCGGCCATCAGCGGGTCGTACTGCGCGCCGAGGAAGCCCGCCCCCCAGCCGCGTTCCAGAGGCTTGAGGATTCCGACATAGGGCGGAACGGGACCGCCGAGTTTCTTCTCCTTGACGTACATTGAGCCGAACGAGGCGAAGTCGGTATTGGGCACCGGCAGGACGCCGGTTTGCAGATAACGGGAGGATCGCTCGTGCGAGCCCAGGTCGACGGAGGTGACCGAGCGGATGATGCAGAGTTTGTCGGCCTGTTTGGCGGTGTGCGGCATGAGTTCGCACATTTGAAAGCCGGGGATGCTGGTGGAGATCGGTTTGAATTCGCCTCGAATCTCCGACGGTGCGTCCGGCTTCATGTCGTACATATCCATCTGCGGAGCACCACCGCCGAGCCAGACGAAAATGAGAGATTTCGTGGGTGTGGTCTGGGCCTTCAGGAACCGCGGCAGCGAGAGGCCGCCGAGACCGAGCATGCCGAAGCGCAGAAAATCGCGTCGAGAAGAACCGTCGCAATTGGTATGGAAG is a window from the Candidatus Hydrogenedentota bacterium genome containing:
- a CDS encoding DUF1501 domain-containing protein, with the translated sequence MDFHTNCDGSSRRDFLRFGMLGLGGLSLPRFLKAQTTPTKSLIFVWLGGGAPQMDMYDMKPDAPSEIRGEFKPISTSIPGFQMCELMPHTAKQADKLCIIRSVTSVDLGSHERSSRYLQTGVLPVPNTDFASFGSMYVKEKKLGGPVPPYVGILKPLERGWGAGFLGAQYDPLMAGDPSVKDY